A single genomic interval of Chitinophaga sp. 180180018-3 harbors:
- a CDS encoding TonB-dependent receptor, which produces MKQFSTVTFKMMALRQKIIYAAFALLMGVATQLHAKDPARPGYARLLLMDVHGKVLDENGGPVPGVSIKVKNADKATTTDGNGNFSIKGITDDAILMISYIGYVTQEVKVTSTEMLIKLVPQVKKIDEVVVVGYGTTKKSDLTGAVGTVKADVLQERPSSSLNQGLSGRVTGVNVSSNSGRPGGRTNIRIRGSSSLSVSNNPLYVIDGVILNPVDLRNGSTPIDYINPNDIASIEVLKDASSTAIYGARGANGVILVTTKRGGTGGGRITYDPDFSIGVLPRKLPMLNSKEFLAVEDLAYANAQKYDPVGWATGTKYVDPKTKRTNPKLFDAQGNPLYDTDWQDVAFQKAFTQNHQLGFTDGDEKRSIGAFLNYRTQEGLARGSWQDRYAGRLVFDSKIKEWLKVGGTMSYTDQREKQVDQLDGSGITMMRQVLEALPLIPVKYADGSWASNRDYPGMEGGDNPLRVAADRQSILHTQTFLGNLFTNIHFAPGLELRSILGVNIINQREDYFAAKGLRYISDNGDASVNNSRYNSWQFENYLTYNREFAKVHSLNAMAGVSWQHLDRFDNSAITQGFTDSYYRYYNLGAGSSPQPPTSLGIANGLNSYFGRVNYGFRNRYLVTFTGRMDGSSKFGRDNQFAFFPSAALAWRVTEENFMKSIPAISNLKLRASYGATGNSEIPAYRALAGLGNYSVIFDGARNSGVGIDRLANPGLRWEKTKQVDFGMELGLFSNRLNIELDLYRRKVDGMLLDAPLPYTTGRDKIFSNVGSMENKGVEVGVNSTNIKTDDFSWSTTFNISINKNKVLALANGDILSGNGIIRVGEPVGSFFGRVSLGTWGTKEADEAKKYNMLPGDIKYKDINNDGIINDLDRVIIGKGIPDGYGTFLNTFQYKAWSLTVDLQFMYGNDVLDRSIHSAEDRQGIANSYKTVLNAWTETNQNTPIAQIRPISAYYTTNNDSHKVTDGSFIRGRNLLLAYVFPSKTVSAMKLSRLRVYASVQNFFLVTKFKGYDPEVSNSSSPFDQGVTVYDYPKPRVFMLGLNIGL; this is translated from the coding sequence ATGAAACAGTTTTCCACGGTGACTTTTAAAATGATGGCCCTGCGCCAGAAGATCATTTATGCTGCCTTTGCTTTACTTATGGGAGTAGCAACGCAGCTTCATGCAAAAGATCCGGCAAGGCCCGGTTATGCACGTCTGTTGCTCATGGACGTGCATGGTAAGGTGTTGGATGAGAATGGTGGTCCGGTGCCCGGTGTGAGCATAAAAGTAAAGAATGCCGACAAGGCAACCACTACAGATGGCAATGGAAACTTCAGCATCAAAGGGATTACTGATGATGCCATTTTGATGATTTCTTACATTGGCTATGTTACACAGGAGGTAAAAGTTACTTCCACGGAAATGCTGATTAAGCTGGTACCGCAGGTGAAGAAAATAGACGAAGTGGTAGTAGTAGGGTATGGTACAACTAAGAAATCAGACCTGACCGGTGCTGTTGGTACAGTTAAAGCAGACGTGCTGCAGGAGCGCCCGAGCTCTTCACTAAACCAGGGCTTATCGGGTCGCGTAACCGGGGTGAATGTATCATCCAACTCCGGAAGGCCGGGAGGTAGAACCAATATACGTATCCGCGGATCCAGCTCGTTGAGTGTATCTAATAATCCATTGTATGTAATAGATGGGGTAATATTGAATCCGGTAGATTTACGGAATGGAAGTACGCCTATCGATTACATCAACCCGAATGATATCGCTTCCATCGAAGTGTTGAAGGATGCTTCTTCCACCGCTATCTACGGCGCCCGCGGCGCCAATGGCGTCATCCTCGTTACTACAAAAAGAGGCGGCACTGGCGGAGGACGTATCACGTATGATCCGGATTTCAGTATAGGCGTGCTGCCCCGGAAACTGCCCATGCTCAATTCAAAGGAGTTTCTGGCAGTAGAAGACCTGGCTTATGCCAATGCACAGAAATATGATCCCGTTGGATGGGCAACCGGAACGAAATATGTAGATCCCAAAACCAAACGTACCAACCCTAAATTATTTGATGCACAGGGAAATCCGCTCTACGACACGGATTGGCAGGATGTGGCATTTCAAAAAGCATTCACACAAAATCATCAGCTGGGATTTACAGATGGTGATGAGAAAAGAAGTATAGGGGCCTTTTTAAACTATCGTACCCAGGAAGGGCTGGCACGTGGATCGTGGCAAGACAGATACGCAGGCCGCTTAGTGTTCGATAGTAAGATAAAAGAATGGCTGAAGGTAGGCGGTACCATGAGCTATACCGATCAGCGTGAAAAACAGGTAGATCAATTAGATGGTAGTGGTATTACCATGATGCGCCAGGTACTGGAAGCACTGCCACTCATCCCGGTAAAATATGCCGACGGCTCATGGGCCAGCAACAGGGATTATCCGGGAATGGAAGGCGGTGATAATCCGCTGCGGGTGGCAGCCGACAGGCAATCTATTCTGCATACCCAAACTTTTTTAGGTAACCTGTTTACAAACATACATTTCGCACCCGGACTGGAATTGAGATCAATCCTGGGCGTTAATATCATCAATCAGAGAGAAGATTATTTTGCAGCAAAAGGATTACGTTATATTTCAGACAACGGAGATGCTTCTGTAAACAATAGCAGGTATAACTCCTGGCAGTTTGAAAATTATCTTACCTACAACAGGGAATTTGCGAAAGTGCATAGTTTGAATGCGATGGCAGGCGTGTCCTGGCAGCATCTCGACCGTTTCGATAATTCGGCAATTACCCAGGGCTTCACAGACTCTTATTACAGGTATTATAATCTTGGTGCAGGTTCCAGTCCGCAGCCGCCTACTTCGCTGGGAATAGCCAATGGACTGAATTCTTATTTCGGCCGCGTCAACTACGGCTTCCGCAACCGGTACCTGGTTACCTTTACCGGCCGTATGGATGGTTCTTCAAAATTCGGACGTGATAATCAGTTTGCGTTCTTTCCTTCTGCTGCCCTCGCGTGGAGAGTAACAGAAGAAAATTTTATGAAGAGTATTCCCGCTATATCAAATTTAAAACTCCGCGCCAGCTATGGTGCTACTGGTAACTCCGAAATACCCGCCTACAGAGCGTTAGCGGGCCTGGGCAACTACAGTGTGATCTTTGACGGTGCGCGTAATTCAGGAGTGGGTATCGATCGTTTAGCTAACCCTGGTTTACGCTGGGAAAAAACAAAACAGGTCGATTTCGGAATGGAGCTGGGCTTGTTTTCCAACAGGCTGAACATCGAATTAGATCTGTATCGCAGAAAAGTAGATGGGATGCTGCTGGATGCTCCGTTGCCCTATACCACCGGGCGCGATAAAATATTCTCGAATGTGGGAAGCATGGAAAACAAAGGCGTTGAGGTGGGCGTTAATTCCACCAATATTAAAACAGATGATTTCTCCTGGAGTACCACCTTTAATATTTCCATCAACAAAAATAAAGTACTGGCATTGGCCAATGGCGACATACTTTCCGGCAACGGTATCATCAGGGTGGGCGAGCCCGTTGGTTCCTTCTTTGGAAGGGTAAGTTTGGGTACGTGGGGTACGAAAGAAGCGGATGAGGCAAAGAAATACAATATGCTGCCCGGCGACATCAAGTACAAAGACATCAATAATGATGGCATCATCAACGATCTGGACAGGGTGATCATCGGCAAAGGTATCCCCGATGGATACGGCACCTTCCTGAATACCTTCCAGTATAAGGCCTGGTCGCTCACCGTAGATCTGCAGTTTATGTATGGCAACGATGTACTCGACAGGAGCATACATTCAGCGGAAGACAGGCAGGGCATCGCCAACAGTTATAAAACCGTGCTGAATGCCTGGACGGAAACGAACCAGAATACCCCCATTGCGCAAATCCGTCCGATAAGCGCCTATTACACTACCAACAACGACAGCCATAAAGTAACCGACGGTTCGTTTATCCGTGGCCGTAATTTATTACTGGCGTATGTATTTCCATCAAAAACCGTATCAGCCATGAAGCTTAGCCGTCTGAGAGTATATGCCTCCGTTCAGAATTTTTTCCTGGTGACAAAGTTTAAAGGATACGATCCTGAAGTTTCCAACTCCAGCTCTCCGTTCGATCAGGGTGTAACGGTATACGACTATCCGAAGCCAAGGGTGTTTATGCTGGGGCTTAATATTGGGTTATAG
- a CDS encoding RagB/SusD family nutrient uptake outer membrane protein has translation MKTTIIKYGLLVLTTGTLCLTGCRKFLDESDPSNYTEDTYFTKPEHARSSVNAIYASLRDPMVGDFNGAPWTMTEFATGQAATDLGQAVNSYYIKDLHNTADNGYGENYWRNYYKGISNANLSIAKIPKINMDQTEMKKLLGEARFLRAWYYFNLVQMFGNIPLVTDPIDLKSDQLRPKQAPPEEVYKLIVDDLTTAENAGLPWTDAGGRASLGAVKSLLAKVYLTMAGYPLQKGSSYFDLAAKKAEEVLDSKQFKLFNNYGDLHNPAKKNVDENIFMIQYKTQVIPGTWQSLIIPYNKGISAYSAETGGIYATADFVKSYDPADQRAKEGQFFFTQFSSRSDRTKTVQLGGYFLFKLFDVTAQTSTANSDLNWSLIRYADVLLVYAEAANETGGPGAKAYDAVNQIRTRANLPALTGLSKDQFREAVWRERWYELCFENVTWFDMVRLRKAFNVTTKGFDNYVGHKFTYGPVLTERELLFPIPSRELRNNPNLVPTKGY, from the coding sequence ATGAAAACAACAATCATAAAATACGGACTGCTGGTATTAACAACAGGAACATTATGCTTGACCGGTTGCCGGAAATTTTTGGATGAATCGGATCCCAGCAATTATACAGAAGATACTTATTTTACCAAACCCGAACACGCCAGAAGCTCCGTGAATGCTATCTATGCAAGCCTGCGTGATCCGATGGTGGGTGATTTCAATGGCGCACCCTGGACGATGACGGAATTTGCCACCGGGCAGGCAGCCACAGATCTGGGCCAGGCCGTTAACAGCTACTACATAAAAGATCTCCATAATACCGCTGATAATGGCTATGGAGAAAACTACTGGAGAAATTATTATAAAGGCATCAGCAACGCAAATCTGTCTATCGCCAAAATTCCAAAAATTAATATGGATCAGACAGAGATGAAAAAGCTGTTGGGTGAAGCACGTTTTTTAAGGGCATGGTATTATTTTAATTTGGTACAAATGTTTGGTAATATCCCTTTGGTGACCGATCCTATTGATTTAAAGTCGGATCAGTTAAGACCCAAACAGGCGCCTCCGGAAGAGGTGTACAAATTAATTGTTGATGACCTGACAACCGCTGAAAACGCCGGTCTACCCTGGACAGATGCCGGTGGCAGGGCATCCCTTGGCGCTGTGAAATCATTGCTGGCCAAAGTATATCTTACGATGGCGGGATATCCTTTACAGAAAGGCAGTTCGTATTTCGACCTGGCAGCAAAGAAGGCGGAAGAAGTGCTGGATTCAAAACAATTTAAGCTGTTCAATAATTATGGAGATCTGCATAATCCGGCGAAGAAAAATGTGGATGAGAATATTTTTATGATCCAGTATAAAACACAGGTGATCCCCGGTACCTGGCAATCGCTGATCATTCCGTACAACAAAGGCATTTCTGCTTATTCTGCAGAAACAGGCGGTATATACGCTACTGCCGACTTCGTAAAATCTTACGACCCTGCTGACCAGCGTGCAAAAGAAGGCCAGTTCTTTTTTACTCAATTCAGCAGCCGGAGTGACAGAACAAAGACCGTGCAGTTGGGAGGTTATTTTTTATTTAAACTGTTTGATGTGACCGCACAAACAAGCACCGCTAACAGCGATCTGAACTGGTCGCTGATCCGTTATGCTGATGTGTTGCTGGTATATGCGGAAGCGGCCAATGAAACAGGTGGCCCCGGTGCCAAAGCGTACGATGCCGTTAACCAGATAAGAACAAGAGCAAATTTACCGGCATTGACGGGGCTCTCCAAAGATCAATTCAGGGAGGCGGTATGGCGCGAACGTTGGTACGAGCTGTGTTTCGAGAATGTGACCTGGTTTGATATGGTGCGGTTGCGCAAGGCATTTAACGTTACTACCAAAGGGTTTGATAATTATGTTGGGCATAAGTTTACTTACGGCCCGGTGTTAACGGAAAGAGAGTTGTTGTTTCCGATACCGAGCAGGGAGCTGAGGAATAATCCCAATCTGGTGCCCACGAAGGGGTATTAA
- a CDS encoding ATP-binding protein, translated as MFISSIGRRILLLIAVVLLMQQAGAQLSSIRRLQRELPQLTDSNAYVNTLNQLGMLFYLKSGDSCIYYARQAKDIAERRHYKSGLAGALNVFGIFHMSENSYLATKYMNESLQLYTELDDSSNIAQLYNNLGVIFYFEGNLNMTIAYFRKADKISRDLQQDSIRSLIVSNLADMDSTLSVTQVDSMQALSASIARKYRDTLLLGALRQNRIFRAFIREKSKANIDSMLNLLEMYEKGENNFRLAEGYAVLADGMLATGDKSAALTYYNKALQKADINANYPLRAMMLEKLMHYYVSVNNTAKAYEYAILLLDGKDKLNERLKKSGYTYANFVFNEKDLQLAAERAAQQKRIIAISTILLVLFLVLLLVLFRSYKIARRARVAQERLATATRLRNAQLESWDRFNTMLLGIMAHDLRQPFSSILSVAEFRKHGIDLSEEEYGFVMDNLWETSSQSLQLIDGLLSWVKSKREDFDYRPVLVPVKDALHQANIFFVSDQQKKSIRVTTNMEPDTLEVSADKTMVLFILRNLLNNATKFAPAGSHITVTARQHNSIVQISVADEGKGMSPETMTRLFSLEQRDSIQGDTKKGAGLALVISNDMVKQMNGRLTVESEEGAGTVFHLELPSYRRELA; from the coding sequence ATGTTTATCTCCTCAATCGGCCGCCGGATCCTCTTACTTATTGCAGTGGTATTGCTGATGCAGCAGGCAGGTGCTCAGTTGAGCAGTATCCGGCGATTACAGCGCGAGTTGCCCCAGCTTACAGATAGTAATGCTTATGTAAATACCCTCAATCAACTTGGGATGCTTTTTTACCTGAAATCGGGGGACTCATGTATTTATTATGCCCGGCAGGCAAAGGACATTGCAGAGCGGCGGCATTATAAATCCGGGTTGGCAGGTGCACTGAATGTGTTCGGGATTTTCCACATGTCGGAAAACAGTTATCTCGCTACCAAATACATGAACGAATCATTGCAGCTATATACGGAACTGGACGACAGTTCAAATATAGCCCAGTTGTATAATAATCTGGGCGTGATCTTTTACTTCGAAGGTAACCTCAACATGACCATTGCCTATTTTAGAAAAGCAGATAAAATAAGCAGGGATCTGCAGCAGGATTCGATCAGGAGTCTTATTGTGAGTAACCTGGCAGACATGGACTCTACCCTTAGTGTTACCCAGGTAGATTCTATGCAGGCGCTTTCGGCATCTATTGCCCGGAAATATAGAGATACCCTGTTATTGGGAGCGCTCAGGCAGAACCGGATATTTAGAGCTTTCATCCGCGAAAAGAGCAAGGCAAATATTGATAGTATGCTGAACCTACTTGAGATGTATGAGAAAGGAGAGAATAACTTCAGGCTTGCAGAAGGATATGCGGTATTGGCCGATGGTATGCTGGCCACAGGTGACAAATCAGCGGCGCTGACTTACTATAATAAAGCACTCCAAAAAGCTGACATCAATGCCAATTACCCACTGCGTGCCATGATGCTGGAAAAGCTGATGCATTATTATGTTTCGGTAAACAATACAGCTAAAGCCTATGAATATGCAATATTATTGTTGGATGGAAAAGATAAGTTAAACGAACGGTTGAAAAAATCCGGCTATACTTATGCAAACTTCGTGTTTAATGAAAAAGACCTGCAGCTGGCGGCCGAGAGGGCCGCTCAACAAAAAAGGATAATTGCCATATCGACTATATTATTGGTGCTGTTCTTGGTATTGCTGCTGGTGCTTTTCAGGTCATATAAGATTGCCCGGCGCGCCAGGGTTGCCCAGGAGCGGCTGGCAACAGCAACACGTCTGCGTAATGCGCAGCTGGAATCATGGGATCGTTTTAATACGATGTTGCTGGGCATCATGGCGCACGACCTGCGGCAGCCGTTTAGCTCCATCCTGTCTGTTGCAGAATTCAGGAAACATGGTATTGATTTGTCGGAGGAGGAATATGGTTTTGTCATGGATAACCTCTGGGAAACGTCATCGCAAAGTCTCCAGTTAATCGATGGGTTGTTGTCGTGGGTAAAATCTAAAAGAGAAGATTTTGATTACCGCCCGGTGTTAGTGCCGGTAAAGGACGCGTTACATCAGGCTAATATTTTTTTTGTATCCGATCAGCAGAAGAAAAGCATCCGGGTGACCACCAACATGGAGCCGGATACACTGGAGGTAAGCGCCGATAAAACCATGGTGCTATTCATCCTGCGAAATCTGCTAAACAATGCCACAAAGTTTGCCCCGGCAGGCAGTCATATTACGGTAACAGCCAGGCAGCATAACAGTATAGTGCAGATATCGGTAGCTGATGAGGGCAAGGGTATGTCGCCGGAAACTATGACAAGGTTGTTCTCTCTCGAACAGCGCGATTCCATACAGGGCGATACGAAGAAGGGCGCCGGATTGGCACTGGTAATCAGCAACGATATGGTGAAGCAGATGAATGGCAGACTTACCGTAGAAAGCGAGGAAGGAGCTGGTACTGTGTTCCATCTGGAGCTGCCGTCCTACAGAAGAGAGCTCGCATAA
- a CDS encoding HAMP domain-containing sensor histidine kinase gives MFILLIGRRILLLIAVVLLMQQASAQLSAIRRLQHELPQLADSNAYVNTLNQLGLLFYLKSWDSCIYYARQARDIAERQHYKSGIAGALNVFGIFHMSENSYLATKYMNESLQLYTELDDSSNIAQLYNNLGMIFYFEGNLNQTLSYVRKADEISRHLQHDSIRSLIVANLTEMDSTLSVTQIDSMRTLSIFIARKYKDSLLLEELRLTRILTAFIREKSKANIDSMLNILEMYEKEENNFRLAVGYAVLADGMLITGDKSAALTYYNKALEKATTNANYPLRTMMLEKLMHYYASVNNTAKAYEYAVLLLEAKDKLNERLKNSGYTYANFVSNEKDLQLAAEKSAEQKKIIVISTILLVLFLVLLIVLLRSYKITRRAKVVQEQLAAVTQQRNARLESWDQFNRMLLGIMAHDLRQPFGTVVSFIDMMKQGIALTKEENNVIMDGLRETSMQSIQFIDGLLAWVKSKREDFAYHPVPVSVQDAVQQANVFFVSDQQKKNVELNASVEPASLAVSADRTMLLFILRNLLSNATKYAPPGSHITVAAEQHNRAVKLSVADEGMGMSPEAVTRLFTLGQNDAVKTDTLKGAGLALVISYDMVKQMQGKLTVESEKGAGTVFRLELPC, from the coding sequence ATGTTTATCCTATTGATCGGCCGCCGGATCCTCTTACTTATTGCAGTAGTATTGCTGATGCAGCAGGCAAGTGCTCAACTGAGCGCAATCCGGCGATTACAGCACGAGCTGCCCCAGCTTGCGGATAGCAACGCTTATGTAAACACGCTCAACCAGCTGGGACTACTTTTTTACCTGAAATCATGGGACTCCTGTATTTATTATGCCCGGCAGGCAAGGGACATAGCAGAACGGCAGCATTACAAATCGGGGATAGCGGGGGCATTGAATGTGTTCGGGATCTTCCACATGTCCGAAAACAGTTATCTCGCCACCAAATACATGAACGAATCATTGCAGCTATATACGGAACTGGACGACAGTTCAAATATAGCCCAGCTGTATAATAATCTGGGCATGATCTTTTACTTTGAGGGTAACCTCAACCAGACCCTTTCCTACGTCAGAAAAGCTGATGAAATAAGCAGGCACCTACAGCACGATTCGATCAGGAGCCTTATTGTGGCCAACCTGACAGAGATGGACTCGACCCTTAGTGTTACCCAGATAGATTCTATGCGGACGCTTTCGATATTCATTGCCCGGAAGTATAAAGACTCCCTGCTATTGGAGGAGCTCAGGCTGACCCGGATACTTACCGCTTTCATCCGCGAAAAGAGCAAGGCAAATATTGATAGTATGCTGAACATACTTGAGATGTATGAGAAAGAAGAAAATAATTTCAGGCTTGCAGTAGGATATGCAGTATTGGCCGATGGTATGCTGATCACAGGTGACAAATCAGCGGCGCTGACGTACTATAATAAAGCACTCGAAAAAGCTACCACCAACGCCAATTACCCATTGCGTACTATGATGCTGGAAAAGCTGATGCATTATTATGCTTCGGTAAACAACACAGCTAAAGCCTATGAATATGCAGTATTACTATTGGAAGCGAAAGATAAGTTAAACGAACGGTTGAAAAACTCCGGCTATACTTATGCAAATTTTGTATCTAATGAAAAAGACCTGCAGCTGGCGGCGGAGAAGTCCGCTGAACAGAAAAAGATAATTGTAATATCAACAATACTACTGGTGCTGTTCCTGGTATTGCTGATTGTGTTGCTCAGGTCATATAAAATTACGAGACGCGCTAAGGTTGTCCAGGAACAACTGGCTGCTGTAACGCAGCAGCGTAATGCCCGGTTGGAATCATGGGACCAGTTTAACAGGATGCTACTGGGCATCATGGCACACGATCTGAGGCAGCCTTTCGGTACCGTGGTGTCTTTTATAGATATGATGAAACAGGGTATTGCCCTGACAAAGGAGGAAAACAATGTTATTATGGATGGCCTCAGGGAAACTTCCATGCAGAGTATCCAATTCATCGACGGGTTATTAGCCTGGGTGAAATCCAAGCGGGAAGATTTTGCTTATCATCCGGTACCGGTATCCGTACAGGATGCGGTACAGCAGGCCAATGTGTTCTTTGTATCCGATCAGCAAAAGAAAAACGTTGAACTGAACGCCAGCGTGGAGCCGGCATCCCTGGCTGTAAGCGCCGATAGAACCATGTTGTTATTCATTTTACGCAATCTGCTTAGTAATGCCACTAAGTATGCTCCTCCGGGCAGCCATATTACCGTTGCTGCTGAACAACACAATCGTGCAGTGAAGCTGTCAGTAGCTGATGAGGGCATGGGGATGTCGCCGGAAGCCGTGACGAGGTTGTTCACGCTCGGGCAGAACGATGCCGTAAAGACCGACACATTGAAAGGCGCGGGGCTGGCGCTGGTCATCAGCTACGACATGGTAAAACAGATGCAGGGTAAACTTACAGTTGAAAGTGAGAAGGGGGCGGGCACAGTGTTCCGGCTGGAGTTACCTTGCTAG
- a CDS encoding glycoside hydrolase family 95 protein — translation MINSSFRKYSWIPGLLLFATTAHAQTTPLPAVERPADITAKWSDRAQCSGQSGEPLKGNVLWYRNPAHVWEEALPIGNGRIGAMIFGGVADERIQLNESTLWDGYPMDADNPAALKALPEVRRLLFENKNNEAVKLASETMLGKPERIKPYQSLSEVWLDQPVMAANHYTRSLDLATAVATVKYTSDGVEYTRENFASLANDAVIVKFTASQPGKINFRLVLKRQQDAQCIPDAADPAALILEGRLPVKDKDGNARGIKFAARAKVLSSGGKVYVKDGILHVENANSATLFITGATNYPGLKNLAKGITTVNTDPIQQCRSKATAVAARSYAALKSAHIAAYKQYADRMSLHFETGDAQAAVLPTDERLEYARRAGSPDAGLVELYFQFGRYLLISSSQPGCMPANLQGLWAWQMTPPWNADYHTNINVQMNYWPAEITNLSELHGPLFDLEEELAKPGARTARQTYGARGWVVHHLTDAWGFTAPADGPQGIWPMGAAWLAQHLWEHYCYTGDKKFLSHTGYPLMKGAAEFMLDFMVEAPAGTVCPGKLVTNPSYSPENAFLLADGTKSVFTYGATMDIEIIHNLLGNCIAAAETLGIDPAFKDQCAAALKRLAPVRISPATGRIMEWAEDYKEVEPHHRHTSHLFGLYPGNQITMEGTPELAAAARKTLEGRGDDGTGWSLAWKINMWNRLHDGNHAFRLLSGLITKKTLPNLFDNHPPFQIDGNFGATAAIAEMLLQSQHKRSDGSFEISLLPSLPDALASGRVAGLCARGGFVVDMEWQQGQLVKATIVSKLGGPLNIKAGNKSVSYNTRKGELVKLNSQLVKVM, via the coding sequence ATGATCAATTCCTCGTTCAGAAAATACTCCTGGATCCCAGGCCTTTTATTATTTGCCACTACCGCACATGCGCAAACTACACCCCTGCCTGCCGTTGAAAGACCTGCAGACATCACTGCGAAATGGAGCGACAGAGCACAATGCAGCGGACAATCAGGCGAGCCGCTTAAAGGCAACGTGTTATGGTATCGCAACCCTGCCCATGTATGGGAGGAAGCATTACCTATAGGCAACGGCCGCATAGGCGCCATGATATTCGGCGGCGTGGCAGACGAACGGATACAGCTAAACGAAAGCACCCTGTGGGATGGATACCCGATGGATGCCGATAATCCTGCAGCCTTAAAAGCACTCCCCGAAGTAAGGCGGCTTCTTTTTGAAAACAAAAACAACGAAGCGGTGAAGCTGGCCAGCGAAACCATGCTGGGCAAGCCCGAAAGGATAAAGCCCTATCAATCGCTGAGCGAAGTATGGCTCGATCAGCCGGTAATGGCGGCGAACCATTACACCCGTAGTCTCGATCTTGCTACTGCGGTGGCAACGGTAAAGTACACGTCCGATGGCGTGGAGTATACCCGCGAAAATTTTGCCTCACTGGCTAACGATGCTGTTATTGTAAAGTTTACTGCCAGCCAGCCCGGTAAAATCAACTTCCGGCTCGTGCTCAAACGGCAGCAGGATGCGCAATGCATTCCGGATGCAGCTGATCCGGCAGCACTCATCCTGGAAGGCCGGCTGCCGGTAAAGGATAAAGATGGAAATGCCCGTGGAATAAAGTTTGCTGCCCGTGCTAAAGTACTCAGCAGCGGAGGGAAAGTGTATGTAAAAGATGGGATTTTACACGTAGAAAATGCCAACAGCGCTACCCTGTTTATAACCGGCGCTACTAATTATCCTGGTCTGAAAAATCTTGCCAAAGGCATTACTACTGTTAATACAGATCCTATACAGCAATGCCGGAGCAAGGCGACTGCTGTTGCCGCTAGATCCTATGCGGCTTTAAAATCGGCGCATATAGCGGCTTACAAACAGTATGCAGATCGAATGAGTTTACATTTTGAGACAGGTGATGCCCAGGCTGCCGTTCTTCCTACGGATGAACGCCTGGAATATGCACGACGCGCTGGCAGTCCTGATGCCGGTTTGGTGGAATTGTACTTCCAGTTTGGCCGCTATCTGCTGATCTCCAGCTCGCAGCCGGGATGTATGCCAGCCAATCTGCAGGGGCTCTGGGCATGGCAGATGACGCCACCATGGAACGCCGACTATCACACCAACATCAATGTGCAGATGAATTACTGGCCGGCAGAAATCACTAACCTGAGTGAACTTCACGGGCCGCTGTTTGATCTGGAAGAAGAGCTGGCTAAACCCGGCGCACGCACCGCCCGCCAGACATATGGCGCCAGAGGCTGGGTAGTGCACCACCTCACCGATGCCTGGGGCTTTACTGCGCCCGCAGACGGACCACAGGGTATATGGCCCATGGGAGCAGCCTGGCTCGCGCAACATCTCTGGGAACATTATTGCTATACCGGCGATAAAAAATTTCTATCGCACACGGGCTATCCGCTGATGAAAGGTGCAGCTGAGTTTATGCTCGACTTCATGGTGGAAGCTCCTGCCGGAACTGTCTGCCCCGGTAAATTGGTCACCAATCCCTCCTACTCTCCGGAAAATGCTTTCCTGCTGGCTGATGGCACTAAATCCGTGTTCACCTACGGCGCCACCATGGATATAGAAATCATTCACAACCTGTTGGGCAATTGTATCGCAGCGGCCGAAACACTGGGCATAGATCCTGCTTTCAAAGATCAGTGTGCAGCCGCATTAAAACGCCTGGCGCCTGTGCGTATCAGTCCGGCTACCGGCCGTATTATGGAATGGGCAGAAGATTATAAGGAAGTGGAACCACATCACCGTCATACCTCCCATTTATTCGGATTGTATCCGGGCAATCAGATCACCATGGAAGGCACTCCTGAGCTGGCAGCAGCCGCCCGTAAAACCCTGGAAGGCCGCGGAGATGATGGCACCGGCTGGAGCCTTGCCTGGAAGATTAATATGTGGAATCGCCTGCACGACGGTAACCACGCGTTTCGTTTACTCTCTGGATTGATCACTAAAAAAACATTGCCCAACCTGTTCGACAATCATCCACCTTTTCAGATCGACGGTAATTTCGGCGCTACTGCAGCCATAGCGGAGATGCTGCTGCAAAGTCAACATAAACGAAGCGACGGCTCTTTTGAAATATCGCTGCTGCCTTCGCTCCCCGATGCGCTGGCCAGTGGCCGTGTTGCAGGACTTTGTGCCCGCGGCGGATTTGTAGTGGATATGGAATGGCAACAGGGGCAACTGGTAAAAGCAACTATTGTATCAAAGCTTGGCGGTCCTTTGAATATTAAGGCAGGTAATAAGTCTGTTAGTTATAACACCCGGAAAGGCGAGCTGGTGAAGCTTAACAGCCAGCTGGTGAAGGTGATGTAA